Genomic DNA from Phoenix dactylifera cultivar Barhee BC4 unplaced genomic scaffold, palm_55x_up_171113_PBpolish2nd_filt_p 000845F, whole genome shotgun sequence:
ATTATACTTAAATGGATGGCCCAATCTTAGAGGAATAGCCAAACAAGCCCTTAAAATACTTAATGGTGGCTTTTGAATACTTGACATCATACTGAAGGCTGCAAATGTGTCGGGTTGACTGGTGACCCGACCCGTtcagacccgatccgacccgtttTAAAGGACCTGTGGGGCTGGGTTAGGTTCTAAAATTGGACTTGTTCTATTTTTAGGGTCAGATCTAGGTTTTCTGAATTCTGACCCAACTCGATCCGatctatttgaaatttgaacaatTTTAGATTTCTAACTCTACGACCCGACCCGAAAAAAAAGCTGCTATAATGTGATAGTTCTTCCGGCAGTTCTCTTCGGTGCCCATGAAAAATGAGGTGAGGCTTATGGTCAACAGCAATATTGTTACAATCAGAATCACAGAATCACAATCTCTACATCATGCAAGGGGGAGTGGTTCCTGGTTCACAATGCAACGGCAATTGTGTTAGTAAAAAGGGAGTCAACTTTTGGCTATTGAGGCTCTAGACCGCACCCTCGACTCAAGAGTTCGAACCAAGTTGCTCATGGTGTggaagtctctctctctctctctctctctctctctctctctctctctctctctctctctgtgtgtgtgtgtgtgtatgtgtgtgcgtGGGTGTGTATGTGCATgtgtgtgtatgcatgtgtgtgtgtacatGTGCGTGTGTGTGCGCGATGGCACAAGCATCTTCTGATAATGCTGATGTCTTCAAGTACATGTCCAAAACCGTTATTTAATATACCACAACAAAAATAGTTGTCTTTGTATTTTTCTATCCATATTTGAATGAATAGTTTGAAGACAAAATATAATGTGTGTTATACCATATACATTATTAACTAGTACCCGCTTCAATGGAGActaacaagagattttatatacatatatacatatatacatacatacatatatattggCTCACACTTAAGTATTTTTCTTTAAACAGTTATTGCAATCTCATGAGGACTGTACTCCAATAAAGACATTGTGCCATCAGCATGCCACAGTTGCACCAAAGTACAACTTCGGTCATGTTGGTAATGTGCAAATTTATAATAATTACTTTTTCGGatcacatttggtatcagagccgaggacggctcttgtccgatggtgggaagggtgtgaggcccaatagtcccacatcggaaagactcgttccagagcctgggcatatgaggcgggtgactccaaatcctgcaggcgcattttgggtggaaaacaaaaccggggaggggtgaaggacgcttgcgtgaagccccagaaccggacaatatctggcagggaagccccgtgttcccccctcatgtggcccccacgtgggcactaggtgcctcacgtgcctcgcagaggcgggggcgtgacaaacaGAATCTGGCTCGGATCCAAATTTCTTGGGTTGGGAGCAGACTATACATGGATCCGACCCAAATGATTCGTTGATCAAAAATTGTAGCTGTGGATCTGACACAATCCAAAcccgatcttctattgggttggATCTGAGTTCAATATTAGAACCTAAGCAAAGAAACTGAATTAGGTCGGAGTTACTCATGACTCGGACCAATCTGAGCCATTTGTACCCCTAATCATGTTGTATACTCTATTACATGATGATAGAATAACACATTGCAATAAAGATAAACATGAACTGGTTCCCACTTCGCAACACTCCTCAAAAGGAGAAAGAACCAACCGTACCCACAAAAAAAAGGTCAAAAAGAGCTGTACAGAGAGACAAGGTAAGTGAGGCCCTTAGATTTGTAACTGAGCAGCTAGGACAATGCTCGAGTTGTTGGTGTTGATCACTCTTTGCCTTTGGACTACCCTCTTTCATGTTAATTCAGTAGGAATTCCTCTtgcccaaccatgaagagatcCATCAATAGCATGGATAAAATCACAAGACATTTTCAGATTTCGTGCTTTgaattattctttattttttccacAAAGATATCTAAAATAACTACATAACAATGTAATCAAGCCATCTCACTGCTTTATAATTTAATGTttccataaaattaaatagttaAGATTCAGCAATCTGAAGGTTTGGAACTTGCCACTCTTGTTTCTTAGTCGCCTCTCTCAATGCCTTAAGTTGTTCGTGCTCTCGTGGATAAACACTTGTCTCCAATATATActgcaaaaagagagagagaaaagattaATTAGAAATAAGGGGGCAAAAAAACCCTCCATGAAGAAAGAATGTTCTCTTTATTTTAATCTCTTCAGAAGTGAAAAAAATTGGAGAAAAGAGAaactcccttttttttccttattttttttcttttctttttctattctcttgcatctcttctccctttctctgtgtcttttttcttttctccccctCCACAACATatcccaaaagaaatcatgaagaagaaaaagaagaaaagagaagcgACCTTGTAAAGGGCATCATTCTGCAAGAGATGTATTGCATGTCCTGCCGGGATAGCCATTGATGTTCTTCCAGGGTTCCTTAATGGAGATCTCTCAGTTTGgcaccctctccttcctccatatatatatatatatatatatctatcttgatatatatatatcccaTGGGTTGTGAGTAATCGATAAAGAGGTGGTAGGTGGTCGGTGGTAGGTGAGGGTGGCCATGATTAGTGGATTCCTTGCaaagtttttcttttgcttttcttccTCCTAAGGAAcataaaagaatttatttttttaattggctTCAACGATGATTCCATGAAGATGAGCATTTTTAAAACGTTGGCGTGCCTCAGGCGCAGCAGTAGCTACTTGGATGATTTATACTTTCGAGCAGTTCTTTTGGTAGGGAAGTGACAGCACAACAGAACTTCTGCCGCATACGACTGCTGAGGTCGGTAAAAATCGAAATAATCGATATATAGAAGATGGCTCGCAAGAAATTCATTTATTGAAGTGTTTTTGTCAGAAAAGCGAAAAAACAGTGTAGAACAAAAAATTTTTAACAAAGTAGTGAAAGCCGGCTCAATCCTTAGACGAATATGTAAGCCCCGGCtctcaaatatatttattataataaattCTACAGTGAGCATCCAAAATGTATTAAGGCtcccaatgcatttgggggcctcAAATGATGCTACATATCTTTATAACTATAAACGCATTGAAGCCTCCAACTGTATTTATGTTAGGACATATCttttactttaaaaaaattattgtttcttttcttatttatgcatggaggcccccaaatgcattgagcCGATGGCATTTTCTAGACGAAAACTATAGCATGATATAGGCTTAGGCTTATCGTTTAGAGGTCTTCgaaactatctctttatatGGAGCGGTCTATTTTGCCGTTATCTAGATTAGTGCGACATGCAGTGATGGTCAGATAACGGTCGGTAGTACTATTACGGCGAGAAAATTATTCCATGTGGGGCGGCATACGGCTCTGTTTGTGTGCCGATTATAGTGCTGCAACAGTTGCTAGTTGCCCAAACTGTCGGTCCTTATTGGTACGTATTGGTCAGCTCTTTGGCTAGGACTGGAGTCGTGCGGTGCGGTCCGAGCTACTATCAGTATGTTTTGATCGGCTTCTGAGCTGATTAGGGCTGAAGCCATCCACCTCAATCTGCACCGACACAAAAAAAGTTGGTCTAGTCCAAAAAGGTGTCAATATTTTCCTCGTTGATGCCAAATAGATTTCATCGGCAGTTCTATGCATCTTAAAGTTACCATGAAGAGAAAAACTTGACATCATCTCCTCGCAATGATGACGTTTAGTTTGCAAAAGCAGACTAGAATGTAGTCATTTGATGTGTAATTGGAAGAATCAAACATTTTATTATTTCTAGTTGGAAAAAAAGCTGGGGACTATCCTATGACATCCCTAGAGCaatagagagagggagagtaGGTTAGGGATTGGCAATTTGGACGCATCGACTTTGGCTAAATTCAACTTGGACCATAACCATAACCGATCATTCCAGACATAACAAATGCAAATGCAACTGATACTTGACTTGTTAAACTAAAAGTTACATAAAATGAAATAGTAATTAAGACTTTATATCTTTACATCTTTCGGAAGATGTGATTCTAAAATTCATGTAGTCTATCCTCACTAGTcacagtttctttttttttttgataaatgcggcaatttatatagctctaacttgagtacatcctgccaaatcacGAGAAAGCAAAGCGTACAAAGGAGAAGGAATATCTCCTATAGATGTCCATAAAAAATCTCCGAAGTGCCGGACGACGAAGGAGGCGATCCAGTCTGCTGCTTTGTTCGTCTTCCGAAACACGTGTTGCTTGCAAGCCGCCCATCTTCTGAACCAGCCTACGAATGTCTCTGATGAGAAGATGGCCACACCATATCTGTCCACACCTCGTATAACTAGTCACGGTTTTTAGCATGCCTTTCTTGCAGCTACCATTAGGAAAACATAATTTATCATCATACTCGTTGAAGCTACCAAGAGCAGAGCTGATAAGAGGTTAGGGTAGTTTTTTCGAGCAGCTAAAAAATGAGgaacatttgctttatgacttcAATATCCATTGAAATTGtacttatatatataatatactcTATCAACATTTGTCTTTTGAGGAAAAATTTGTACCATCCTCAGGAGCAGCAAGATAGTTGTTACATTCTTTAACAAATTATTCAGTCTCTCACcctcaaaaaaataaagttgTTTTGTCTCTTTGTTTCATGAAGATCTACACACGAATGGTGCACCCTGCCTCTATGGAAGCAAGATTCAGATTCAAAAGGAGAAAAATTCTCTTTGTATTTTCTGAAGAACACCCAGCGCTTGATGTCAACATGAGCTTTGAGTAATTTAAGGTGCAACTTCTTATGAAATGATATTAGAATTATACAAGCTTTAGCTATGCAGCCTAATTACATTATTCTTAATAGCAGAATTATTTTATGCTTCAAATGTTAACTTAACTCTTTATGAACTTTGAATGCAAATAAGCGGCATGTTTTATGAGTATTTAATCTCATCTTTCAAATTTAGCATGTAATAGTTGTCCAACAGAGttaaaaagtaatttttagATCTAGTAAATTCTGGACTCATGACTTTGCTAAGAAGTTTAAGGCCTAATTTTCCACGAAAAACACAATATTGCAGCCGATGGCTATAAGTTCCAAAAATGCATAAATTGGTAGTGTGATTCCAAACATATCTATCTATATGCATGAATCAGTTCATAGAAACCTGCAAGTAATCACACAAAACCTGTATGCAATTATTTTGTATTCATATATACTTAGAATAAATAACCCTCTCCTTAGGATATTAAGTTGGGGAAAATACCCATTCAATTTCcaccaatattttttttcaaagggTGCAACTCCTACATATCTCTAAATAAATCATTTTGGCTTTTATTGTTTAAAGCATCAACATGTGTTCTTATATATGTATCATGCACATCATACTTGATTCGTACATTCTTATTTAGAAATATAAATAGCAGCATTTTCTACTTAAAGATTAGTGCAGACAAAATGATATGCATCATCCCCAACATATCAAGAAAGAGGCACTTTTTAATAGGTAGAAATTTTATTAAATCCAAGTAGATGCTGAAGATTTTCAAAGGGAACAATATCTAAGTAGCTCCATGTCTTATTTCCATATATAGAGTATGCATAAAGAGACGTGATCAAGTCTCGGCAATCAGATAATGCGGCAAAAGATGGAAAGTCCATCACCAATACAAACTTATGATATATCAATGCGAAAATCAGCAACCAAGAAATCATTAAACTTCACTTGAAGGTTTCTCACTTCAATGAACTCCTCGGGATTGGATGGATTCACTGAAACAGCTACACTACCAGACCAAAGCGTATTATCATATGCAATAACTCCTCCAACTTTGACAAGTTTTAGCAAACGTTCGTGGTATTTCCCATAATTTAACTTGTCAGCATCCACTAAAGCAAAATCAAAGAGGTTATCTTCCTTTGTCTACAATTATCCAAAAAGTTATGCAATCGCAATAAAATAGCCGTAAGGTACTTCTGTATAAGGTCCATcataaaatggccgtaaggtaGTTCTATATACTTGGCACTGTCATAGAACTGACTGTTGGCTATTTGAACAATACTCAAGTTCTCAAAATAGTGAGGTGGGTCTGCCAATAACAATCACCCATGCCAACAAGCGATTATTTCAATCAAGCAACCTTTACACTATTATGGCAATGGCACCATACTCTACTTTATCACCTGAATAAGagatttattttctaattcttAAGCTTCCAAGAAATGCAAGAATCACTAAGACAATAACTAATAATACAGTGGCAGTTAATAACATACACTGGCCTAGCTAGCGTCAGTATGCTCTAAgcttaagaaaagaagaagaggggagataTAAGCTTCTAATAATGTAACAAGGTAAACAACCTTAGCTTACCCTAAAAACTTGAGCTATGATTGTATTAGGCTTAGTAAATCGATCTTCTAGCATGCATCTTAGAATGCACACTTGAAGGGATAAATGGGTTGGGTCAAAAAGAGAACCTGGTTGACTAAATAAATAATTACGAGTGGATTTGAACTCACATTCTCCAataatctgagctttgatactaagttggaacaagagaaaaaaaaaagccaaagtCTGCTCAAATATGCAATGTAAATTAAGATATATGTCATGGGATGCCCCACATCACTGATAAAGAGGTGCCACATGGGTTCACAAGCTTGGGTCGATCTCCACCCAATAGTTTAAGTTTTTTAGTATAATCAAACCACATAATTAGATAAGACGCATACAGATGGTGAGTCCATCACCAATAGAAACCTGTGATATCTCAATCCGGGAGTCAGCAGCCAAAAACTTATTAAACTTCAGAAAGTAGTCTATGACTTTGGCATCATACTCAGAAAGAGGAGTACCCACCGGAGCAACCACACGACCAGACCAAAGAGTATCATCATAGACAATAACTCCTCCAATCTTCACGAGTTTAAGCAAGCGTTCATGGTATTCTCCATAGTTTAACTTCTCAGCATCAACAAATGCAAAATCAAACAACTCATCTTCCTTAACCTGCAGTTGTCAGTGAAATTTCGTTATCATGAACATATAGCAGTAACTTCCTACATAGAGAGTTTCACTTACAAATTGTCTTGTTTGAAAACCCAATGATAGTTTAACCATGTGGCAGCATTGTAGTTTTAGAACAAAAATATTGTTTTCCATTCAAGCATTCCATTTTTGTTAGGTTCTTCAAAGGTTTACACTCAAAAATCAGAATAGAAGCAACATACTTGCTTGCCAAGAGATGAGAGTAACATATTTTCTAAAAGCCCGAAGCATATATGAAGAGTGTCGAAGAGATTGGTAATTTTTATGCTTAATTTGTATAGTGGTGGTATTAAGATACGATGATTTCAAAGTAATTTGATCCATGCTTTGACAAAATAAATCCCTACATTTGCAGCTATTATTTGTATAATTTAACTGAGTAAATCACATAAATTCTCTTGAGGTTTATGTTTGTTATACTTACACCTAATAGTTTGTAAAACTTACACTTACACCTAGTTAAATTAACGACATTAGTAAATCTATTTACCTCAtatgaaaaatcaaaattatccTTGAATGAGGAAGAGAATATATACATTTTCTTAAATCTTTGGGTGGTTGTTATCTCACATAAAGTTATTTTgccattttaaaaatttttttctAATGTAATATTTGGATCTCATTTAAAGTtaatagtttgactaatgttttgTTAGGTTATAGGTTAAAgtgttggataaaaataaatctcaAGGAGGTAAGCGTAGATTTTTCATGCTACTGGGTGTGTAAATATAATTTACTCCAAATCTCTAGGAGGTTTTGTAATTCACTCTTTAAGTAAAGATGGTACTTAGtgaataaataaaatacaaaatgattagaaaataaattaattttgcaCTCTTTGACAACAAATATACTTTATGTTGGAAGTCTAATTCAAACttagattaaaagtttgagatcTTGTCTTGAGTTATAGAGTAGGAAGAGTA
This window encodes:
- the LOC120103941 gene encoding norbelladine 4'-O-methyltransferase-like, producing the protein MMPPEECQHLSILLKIMNAKKTLELGVFTGYSLLATALALPAEGKVTAIDINRSNFEIGLPFIQKAGVEDKINFIESDALSALDKMLQEVKEDELFDFAFVDAEKLNYGEYHERLLKLVKIGGVIVYDDTLWSGRVVAPVGTPLSEYDAKVIDYFLKFNKFLAADSRIEISQVSIGDGLTICMRLI